Part of the Verrucomicrobiota bacterium genome, TCGGTCAATTCGGCACGCGTGGACTGGGTTACGACGTCGAGCAACTCGCCAAGATGATCGGCGGCCTGCTGGGAACCAGCCGTCTCCAACCCGTCATCCTCATCGGGATCGGCAATCTCGGTCAGGCGCTCCTGGCCTATCGCGGCTTTGAGCAGGAGGGATTTGAAATCATCGCCGCTTTCGATGCCGCTCCTCAGCGCCGCCTTGACAAGCCGGTCACCCAGCCGATCCTGCCCATGGAGGAATTGGAATCCTTTCTGAAGGATCGCGGAGTGCGCATGGCGATCCTGACCGTGCCGGCCGCCGCGGCGCAGGAAGTGGCCAATCGCCTGATTCGATGCGGCATCGGGGGCATTCTGAATTTCGCGCCCATTGTGCTCTCCGTGCCCGAGGAGGTGACGGTCAACAACGTCAATGTGGCTATCGAGCTCGAAAACCTCAGTTACTTCATTCAGACTTAACCGGTTCCCGGCCCGCCGGGGTGGACAACGCGGTGTCCCAATCCTTCCAAACCGGATCAAGCCCTTGCCTGCGCAACACGGCCGCCATGGCCTGAGGTGATCGCGGGTCGGCAATGTCGAACTGGCCGGTCGCCCGCGGGTCGTCCACGGAGGATTCCAACGCCACCATCCGACCGCGCTCGGTGCGATGCAATTTGTCGCGTCCTGTTCCGGCATAGCCTCCAGGTTCCGTGTGGCTGCCCGCGCTCATGAGCGTGATGCCGAGCGGAATCAAACCGTCCCGTAATCGGGCCGGTTCGCGAGTCGAGAGCACCAAACCCACGTCGGGAAACACCAACCGCAACGCCGCCACGGTCTGCGCCAGGTTGCGGTCAGGCATCGGTGAAAGCGGTTCGAACTCTCCCGCGCAGGGACGCAGCCGGGGCAGGGAAATCGTGAGCTGAGCCCTCCAGCAATGCTTGAGCAAGTAATCCGCGTGGGCCGCCACGGACAACACCTCGAACCTCCAATCACTGAGCCCGAACAGGGCGCCGATGCCCAAACGCTTGAATCCCGCGGCGTATCCGCGTTCCGGCGTGGCGAGGCGCCAGCCGAAGTCCCGTTTGGGACCGGCGGTATGCATCGCAGCGTAAACTTCGGGATCGTAGGTCTCCTGGTAAACCACCAATCCCTCCGCCCCGGCCCCCGTCAAAGGACGATACTCGTCCGTCTCCATTGGTCCGACTTCGATGGAGACCCCGGGCACTTCCGCCGCCACGGCTTGGACACATTCGCGGAGGTAGCCCTCCGAAACGAAGCGCGGGTGTTCGCCGGACACCAGCAGCACATTCCGAAATCCTTGCGCCTTCAACGCGCGCGCCTCTCTCAAGACCTCCTCGACGGAAAGCGTTACCCTTAGAATCGGGTTGTCCCGCGAAAAACCGCAATAAGCACAGTTGTTGATGCACTCGTTCGAGAGATAGAGTGGTGCAAACAGCCGGATGGTCCGCCCAAAACGCTGACGCGTTGAATCCCGCGAACGGGCGCATAAACACTCGAGAAAAGGCTCGGCGGCCGGGCTGAGAAGCGCTGGCAAATCCGCCAAACGCGGAGACTGGCACGCCAACGCCGACCGGACTTCCTCGGGGGTGGAAGACCGGGCGCGATCCGCCCATCGAGCCAGGGGCAGCGCGGGAAAGACGTCGGCAAAACTCGTGGATGCCATAGGCGCCTTCGCCGCTTAAGCCAGCCGCGGCTCGACCAGGGCGAGCTGCGAAGTCAGGTACGGGAGCGCCTGCTTCTTGCGCGACACGACTCCCTCCAATTCGAACACGCCGGGCTCGATCTCGGGATAATCGATGGACTCGACGTACACGGCCGGCCCAGCCACGAGGAGCAAGGAGATTTGTTGCACGACGTCCGTCACGAGCAATGCGGAGAAAAGGTATCCCTTCGCGGCCCGATGCTCCTCGAGGGCATGAGTCAGTTCAGCCCGCCGTTTCCAAAACGCGTCGAATCCAAGCTCCTCGATTTGAGCCACACTGAAGGTTCGTCCCTTCTCGGCGTATGCCTTGCAGTCCGCCACCACCGCCAAATCGGGCGTCTTGGAAACGAGCACGGAACCCGACGCGAACAATTTCTCGGTGAATTCTCCGGCTTGAATGCCCGAAACCTGCTCCAGCTTCGAAAGGACCGACGCGTCGCGCTCGGTCGTGGTGGGCGAGGTCAGGTTGAGGGTATCGGAAATCAAGCCGGCCAGCAGGAGCCCCGCCGTGGCGGGAGTCAATTCAACCTGTTGATGGAAGAATCCCTCGGCAACGATCGTGCTGGTCGAGCCGACGGGTTCGTTGCGGAACAGGATCGGCTGCGCCGAGGTAAACGAGCCGATGCGGTGATGGTCGATGACCTCAAGAATCTCCACCTGATCGGCCCCATGCACCGCCTGAGACAGCTCGTTGTGGTCCACCAGAATCAGCTTGCGATGGACCTTTTTCAAAAAGTCGGTCTTGGAAAGAATGCCCACCACGCGGGCCTTGTCGTCCACGACCGGAAAAGCCTGAAATTTGGAGGCGGCCGCCATGCCTTTCACCGACGCGATCGACTCCTCGGCCCGGAAGGAGAGGAACTTGTCGTGACTCATGTGATCGACCGTGATCGCGGCGCGGCAGAGCATCGCCGTGCTCGCTGAATCATGGGGCGAAAGGAGCACGCTCACGTCATTCCGCCGCGCGAATTCAAGCAGATGCTCTTCGATCGGCAGGCCGCCCGTGATCACCACCACGCGCACCTTCTTGTCAATGGCCAGCCATTGAATGTCCGCGCGATCCCCCACGACAAGCACGATCTCGGCGGGTTTGTAACTGGCCAGGCGCTTGGCGAAATTCTCATGCGCCATGGCCGCGATCATCAACTGCATCTCGTCCTCGCGGTCCGGCTCGACCATGTGGGCGGGCTTCGCGTTGAGCGTCCGGGCCAGATTTCCAATCGTGGCCAGCACACGACGGGAGGCCAGCGGCTTGGCCGTCGAGGGAAAAAAGAACTTGCTCATCTTGAACACCGAGAGCAGCCCCTTGCATTTCAAGTCCGCGTCCAGCACGGGCAGCACCCGGATGTTCCGGTCATCCATGATGCCCAACGCCTCGGCCACCGTCGTGCGCGGCGGCACGCTGACCACATTCGACTGCATGACATCCCGGATTTTGGGGGAAACGTCCGCGACAAACTTCGGAGGCGCCGCCCCGAAGGTCGAAAGCACAAAATGAATGCGGTCGTTGAGCTCGCCACAGCGAGCCGCGACCGCGGTCTGCATGCCGGTGCGTCGCTTGAAATCGGCGTAACCAATGGCCGCGCAAATCGAATCCGTGTCGGGATTGCGATGCCCCATGACCAAGACTTCACTCATGTTCGGGATTCAGACAGGTTGAGAACAGGACGCGTTCATCCGCGCGCGAAGATTCGCCCGCCCCCCCCGCATCGACAAGCAATTAGCTCCGTAAATAACGCAGCAACACCTGCGCGGCGCGTTCCGCAAAGACGGGATCGTTGATCGCCGCGTCCACTTCCACCCTCTCCACATGAGGCCGAAGATGCCGGCGTATCGCGTCGAAAAGGGCTTCATCGGCGCGGGCATCATGAAAACTCCCGCCCGCTGCACTGATCACGCTGATGCCGCGCAGAGGAAGGAGGACTGCCACCGGTCCGCGCGAAAGGTTGGCCTTCTCCGCCAGGATCCGCCCCAGCTCGGCGCATTCCTCCGGGGTGGTGCGCATGAGGGTGACTTGGGGGTTGTGCCGGTAGAACCGTCGTCCTTGGAAACGGGCGGGGACCGTCTCAGGCGGTCCAAAATTCACCATGTCCAAACACCCCGGAGCCAGCACCGCGGGCACTCCCGCCTTGGCGGCCGCCTCACATCGCGTCGGACCCGCAGTGAGAATGCCGCCCACCAGCTCGTCGGCCCACTCCGTCGTGGTGACATCGAACACACCGGCCGCGAGACCGGACTCGATCAAGGATTCCATCGTCCGGCCACCCGTCCCGGTGGCATGGAAAACCAGCACTTCGTATCCCGCGTCTTCCAGAATCTTCCGGCCCGCCTGGACGCAATCGGTCGTGTTCCCGAACATGCTCGCCACAATCACCGGTCGGTCGGAGGCGGGGGGGGGCGAGGTCTCCACCATGCCGCAAATGGCCCCGGCGGCACGCGCCAGAATCACCCGAGACACCCGGTTCAATCCGGCTACATCGACGATGCTCGGGAAGAGAACGATGTCCTTGGAACCCACATAGGGCGCGGTGTTCCCGCTGGCGAGCGTGGTCACCATGACTTTGGGAAACCCCACGGGAAGCGCCCGCATCGCGGTCGTGGCAATGGCCGTGCCGCCGCCTCCCCCCAGTGAAATGACCCCTTGGATTTGGCCTTCACGCGCGAGCCTGCCGACCACTTGCTCGGCGCCTTTCGCGAAAGCAGCCACCATCTCCCCACGATCTTTCTGGGCCTTCAGCGCCGCCCAATCAAAACCCGCCTCGCGGGCAACCATCGGGGGGCTGACGTCGGCTTGAATCTGCGGTTCTCCGAATCCACCCACATCCACGAGCAGAGGATGATGCCCTCGTTTTCTGATCAAATCCGCCACATAGGCGTGCTCCGCCCCTTTGGTGTCGAAGGTCCCCAAGACCGCGATGGTTGCCATAAGCTTGTCAGTCGGCGCCGGTTCGATTCCGGAATCGGAACGGCGCTGCGTGGACTTTACCGATTCTCACCGCCCAGGCAACCCTGCTCCGAATTCCCTAATCCTCGTCCGAGCATCCACAGGTTGACGGTGCTGCGCGCAGCAGCGTCGGGGCGCGGCGTTCACGCCACTTCAAGGCGTGTCTTCAAAGGGGCAGGGCAGGTTCAACGGGCAAGGGTGCTGCCAGGGCGAAGGCATTCACCCAGGGCGGGCCATGAAACGGGAGGAGATCGCCGCGGCCGATGGGCGCGAGCGCAAGCGCCGTGACCGGCGCGCCCCGACCCCTTGCGGATGCACCGGATCCTCGTTACAGCCGGATCCGGCGTGAATCCGCTCTCGCCTCGTTGGCAGCCCCTGAAACCTGCCTTCATTCATTTCCCTTCACCCCCATCGACAAGCCGCATTCGCGCTCAAATCGATTCAAATTCTCCCGCAATCCGGAGACAAACAGAATATCCCCGGATCGCATCACCTCGTTCGGGTCCGGTTCGATGGAATGAATGGTACCATCCGGACGCTCGCGGGTCAGCAGAACCACGTTCACGTGAAATCGCCCCCGCAGACCGGCTTCCGCCAAAGCGCGACCGTCCAATGCGGAACTGAGGCGGATCTGAGCG contains:
- a CDS encoding redox-sensing transcriptional repressor Rex, encoding MKKPPRPEIPRKTIYRLSIYLRCLQRLKENDLRTVSSEALAKAAGVKSSQLRKDLTYFGQFGTRGLGYDVEQLAKMIGGLLGTSRLQPVILIGIGNLGQALLAYRGFEQEGFEIIAAFDAAPQRRLDKPVTQPILPMEELESFLKDRGVRMAILTVPAAAAQEVANRLIRCGIGGILNFAPIVLSVPEEVTVNNVNVAIELENLSYFIQT
- the thiH gene encoding 2-iminoacetate synthase ThiH, with translation MASTSFADVFPALPLARWADRARSSTPEEVRSALACQSPRLADLPALLSPAAEPFLECLCARSRDSTRQRFGRTIRLFAPLYLSNECINNCAYCGFSRDNPILRVTLSVEEVLREARALKAQGFRNVLLVSGEHPRFVSEGYLRECVQAVAAEVPGVSIEVGPMETDEYRPLTGAGAEGLVVYQETYDPEVYAAMHTAGPKRDFGWRLATPERGYAAGFKRLGIGALFGLSDWRFEVLSVAAHADYLLKHCWRAQLTISLPRLRPCAGEFEPLSPMPDRNLAQTVAALRLVFPDVGLVLSTREPARLRDGLIPLGITLMSAGSHTEPGGYAGTGRDKLHRTERGRMVALESSVDDPRATGQFDIADPRSPQAMAAVLRRQGLDPVWKDWDTALSTPAGREPVKSE
- a CDS encoding putative manganese-dependent inorganic diphosphatase, with the translated sequence MSEVLVMGHRNPDTDSICAAIGYADFKRRTGMQTAVAARCGELNDRIHFVLSTFGAAPPKFVADVSPKIRDVMQSNVVSVPPRTTVAEALGIMDDRNIRVLPVLDADLKCKGLLSVFKMSKFFFPSTAKPLASRRVLATIGNLARTLNAKPAHMVEPDREDEMQLMIAAMAHENFAKRLASYKPAEIVLVVGDRADIQWLAIDKKVRVVVITGGLPIEEHLLEFARRNDVSVLLSPHDSASTAMLCRAAITVDHMSHDKFLSFRAEESIASVKGMAAASKFQAFPVVDDKARVVGILSKTDFLKKVHRKLILVDHNELSQAVHGADQVEILEVIDHHRIGSFTSAQPILFRNEPVGSTSTIVAEGFFHQQVELTPATAGLLLAGLISDTLNLTSPTTTERDASVLSKLEQVSGIQAGEFTEKLFASGSVLVSKTPDLAVVADCKAYAEKGRTFSVAQIEELGFDAFWKRRAELTHALEEHRAAKGYLFSALLVTDVVQQISLLLVAGPAVYVESIDYPEIEPGVFELEGVVSRKKQALPYLTSQLALVEPRLA
- a CDS encoding UPF0261 family protein, translating into MATIAVLGTFDTKGAEHAYVADLIRKRGHHPLLVDVGGFGEPQIQADVSPPMVAREAGFDWAALKAQKDRGEMVAAFAKGAEQVVGRLAREGQIQGVISLGGGGGTAIATTAMRALPVGFPKVMVTTLASGNTAPYVGSKDIVLFPSIVDVAGLNRVSRVILARAAGAICGMVETSPPPASDRPVIVASMFGNTTDCVQAGRKILEDAGYEVLVFHATGTGGRTMESLIESGLAAGVFDVTTTEWADELVGGILTAGPTRCEAAAKAGVPAVLAPGCLDMVNFGPPETVPARFQGRRFYRHNPQVTLMRTTPEECAELGRILAEKANLSRGPVAVLLPLRGISVISAAGGSFHDARADEALFDAIRRHLRPHVERVEVDAAINDPVFAERAAQVLLRYLRS